One window of Hypanus sabinus isolate sHypSab1 chromosome 18, sHypSab1.hap1, whole genome shotgun sequence genomic DNA carries:
- the LOC132407555 gene encoding putative uncharacterized protein BRD3OS: MSAAAGGRTPLAEKALSEPYGRLRYHDTSLLIWTQQQQELEKRAMGSGPGPGPDSFLGRSQSMWYRQYGNQPILIRDKNKVVPGPARSQFCLIM, from the coding sequence ATGAGCGCAGCAGCGGGCGGGCGGACGCCTCTAGCGGAAAAGGCCTTGTCGGAGCCTTACGGCCGGCTCCGTTACCACGACACATCGCTGCTGATCTGGACACAACAGCAGCAGGAGCTGGAGAAGCGGGCGATGGGATCGGGCCCGGGGCCTGGGCCAGACAGTTTCTTGGGACGGAGCCAGAGCATGTGGTACCGACAGTATGGGAACCAGCCTATCCTGATCCGGGACAAAAACAAAGTGGTCCCAGGCCCAGCCCGCTCTCAGTTCTGCCTGATAATGTAA